The Amycolatopsis sp. DG1A-15b genome window below encodes:
- a CDS encoding LLM class F420-dependent oxidoreductase has translation MRLGLNLGYWGAGNDPANLALAKQADELGYAVVWAAEAYGSDAVTVLTWIAAQTARIDVGAAVLQIPARTPAMTAMTAATLDTLSGGRFRLGLGVSGPQVSEGWHGVRFTAPVGRTREYAGIVRTALRRERLKFEGEHFTLPLPDGPGKALRLTVRPARKHIPLYLAAIGPKNLELAGEIADGWLPVFFSPAHAGEQLAHVRAGAERAGRTLDGFDVVPSVPLVPGDDWRTCADAVRGYAALYLGGMGSKEKNFYNRLACRMGFAAEAAEVQEKYLAGDRAGAMAAVPPEFLDATSLLGPKERIAEKMTEYAEAGVTTLSVSPYTPEPAGALRTAVEALELAGVA, from the coding sequence GTGCGACTCGGACTGAATCTCGGCTACTGGGGAGCGGGGAACGACCCCGCGAACCTGGCCCTGGCCAAACAGGCGGACGAGCTCGGCTACGCGGTCGTGTGGGCCGCGGAGGCCTACGGCTCGGACGCGGTGACCGTGCTCACGTGGATCGCGGCGCAGACGGCGCGGATCGACGTCGGTGCCGCGGTCCTGCAGATCCCGGCCCGCACGCCGGCGATGACGGCGATGACCGCCGCGACCCTCGACACGCTCTCGGGCGGCCGGTTCCGGCTCGGCCTCGGCGTGTCCGGCCCGCAGGTGTCCGAGGGCTGGCACGGCGTGCGCTTCACCGCGCCGGTGGGCCGCACGCGCGAGTACGCCGGGATCGTGCGGACGGCGTTGCGCCGTGAGCGCCTGAAGTTCGAGGGCGAGCACTTCACGCTGCCGCTGCCGGACGGGCCCGGGAAGGCGCTGCGGCTGACCGTCCGCCCGGCCCGCAAGCACATCCCGCTCTACCTGGCCGCGATCGGCCCGAAGAACCTGGAGCTGGCCGGGGAGATCGCCGACGGCTGGCTGCCGGTGTTCTTCTCGCCGGCACACGCGGGGGAGCAGCTGGCCCACGTCCGCGCCGGCGCCGAGCGGGCCGGGCGCACCCTGGACGGCTTCGACGTCGTGCCGTCCGTGCCGCTGGTGCCCGGCGACGACTGGCGGACCTGCGCGGACGCCGTGCGCGGCTACGCGGCGCTGTACCTCGGCGGGATGGGGAGCAAGGAGAAGAACTTCTACAACCGGCTGGCGTGCCGGATGGGATTCGCGGCCGAGGCCGCCGAAGTGCAGGAGAAGTACCTGGCCGGCGACCGGGCCGGGGCGATGGCGGCGGTGCCGCCGGAGTTCCTCGACGCGACGTCGCTGCTGGGTCCGAAGGAACGGATCGCGGAAAAGATGACGGAATACGCCGAAGCCGGCGTGACGACCCTGTCGGTGTCGCCCTACACGCCGGAGCCGGCCGGGGCCCTGCGCACCGCCGTCGAGGCGCTCGAGCTGGCGGGGGTGGCCTGA
- a CDS encoding aldo/keto reductase, producing the protein MEKRLLGRSGLRVSRMALGTMTWGGDTDAEEAASQLVAFVDAGGTLVDTADIYGEGESERVLGSLLGDLVPRDDVVLATKAVARRDDGPFGGGASRGALLTALDGSLKRLGTDHIDLWQLHAWDDCVPLAETLSALEYAVTSGKVRYVGVSNYAGWQLATAAAGASAVAPLVSTQVEYSLLERGVDREVVPAAAHHGIGLLPWAPLGRGVLTGKYRTGTPADSRGANSAYAGYVEHHRTDRAARIVQAVATAADGLGTSPLAVALAWVRDRPGVVAPVVGARDTGQLTGSLTAEDITLPPAIRSALDDVSAIEVGYPERWPR; encoded by the coding sequence GTGGAAAAGCGACTGCTCGGCCGCTCGGGACTGCGCGTCTCCCGTATGGCGCTCGGCACCATGACCTGGGGTGGCGACACGGACGCGGAGGAGGCGGCCAGCCAGCTGGTCGCCTTCGTCGACGCCGGCGGCACCCTGGTGGACACGGCCGACATCTACGGCGAGGGCGAGAGCGAGCGGGTGCTCGGCTCGCTGCTCGGCGACCTCGTGCCCCGCGACGACGTCGTGCTGGCGACGAAGGCCGTGGCCCGGCGCGACGACGGCCCGTTCGGCGGCGGTGCCTCGCGCGGCGCACTGCTCACCGCGCTCGACGGCTCGCTCAAGCGGCTCGGCACCGACCACATCGACCTGTGGCAGCTGCACGCCTGGGACGACTGCGTGCCGCTCGCCGAGACGCTCTCCGCCCTCGAGTACGCCGTGACCAGCGGAAAGGTCCGCTACGTCGGCGTCTCCAACTACGCCGGCTGGCAGCTGGCCACCGCCGCCGCGGGCGCCTCCGCCGTCGCTCCCCTCGTCTCCACCCAGGTCGAGTACTCACTGCTGGAACGCGGCGTCGACCGCGAGGTCGTGCCCGCGGCCGCCCACCACGGCATCGGGCTGCTGCCCTGGGCGCCACTGGGCCGCGGCGTCCTGACCGGCAAATACCGCACCGGCACGCCCGCCGACTCGCGCGGCGCGAACAGCGCCTACGCCGGCTACGTCGAGCACCACCGCACCGACCGCGCCGCCCGGATCGTGCAGGCGGTCGCGACCGCCGCCGACGGGCTCGGCACGTCACCGCTGGCCGTCGCCCTGGCCTGGGTCCGCGACCGGCCGGGCGTCGTCGCCCCGGTCGTCGGCGCGCGCGACACCGGCCAGCTCACCGGCTCGCTGACGGCGGAGGACATCACCCTCCCGCCCGCCATCCGGTCCGCGCTCGACGACGTCAGCGCGATCGAGGTCGGCTACCCCGAACGCTGGCCGCGATGA
- a CDS encoding alpha/beta hydrolase, whose amino-acid sequence MTGFALADGTPLQVIRRGDPAAPVTVVFVHGYALDQRSWGRIAPLVPDAAVGPVAVLTYDQRGHGGSGRARRGTATMAQLGDDLAELLAREVPEGRVVLVGHDMGGLAIMSLSQRHAELFAARVSGLVLLATSSGTLAAEASAAWPNALGKLARDLEAVLGSKLFGVVREHTSRAVSAGLRWWLFGDDPDPDLVELTVKMIRGNWPHTVSLFRPAMDAYARDAALAQVGGLPVTAIVGERDRIVRASDVEHLVRGLGNGTAVVLPGVGHVVPLEAAAQVLPRVVALVNASHRS is encoded by the coding sequence ATGACCGGGTTCGCGCTCGCCGACGGCACGCCCCTGCAGGTGATCCGCAGGGGCGACCCGGCCGCGCCGGTGACCGTGGTGTTCGTCCACGGCTACGCGCTCGACCAGCGCAGCTGGGGCCGGATCGCGCCGCTGGTGCCGGACGCCGCCGTCGGGCCGGTGGCCGTGCTGACCTACGACCAGCGCGGCCACGGCGGCTCGGGGCGGGCGCGGCGCGGGACCGCGACCATGGCCCAGCTCGGAGACGACCTCGCCGAGCTGCTGGCGCGGGAGGTGCCCGAGGGCCGGGTCGTGCTGGTCGGTCACGACATGGGCGGCCTGGCCATCATGTCGCTGTCACAGCGGCACGCCGAGCTGTTCGCCGCGCGGGTGTCGGGGCTGGTGCTGCTGGCGACGTCGTCGGGCACCCTCGCCGCGGAGGCGTCGGCGGCCTGGCCGAACGCGCTGGGGAAGCTCGCCCGCGACCTCGAGGCGGTGCTCGGCTCCAAGCTGTTCGGCGTCGTGCGGGAGCACACCAGCCGGGCGGTCAGCGCGGGGCTGCGCTGGTGGCTGTTCGGCGACGACCCGGACCCGGACCTGGTCGAACTGACCGTGAAGATGATCCGCGGCAACTGGCCCCACACCGTGTCCCTGTTCCGCCCGGCCATGGACGCCTACGCCCGCGACGCCGCGTTGGCGCAGGTCGGGGGCCTGCCGGTGACGGCGATCGTGGGGGAGCGGGACCGGATCGTGCGCGCGTCCGACGTGGAGCACCTGGTCCGCGGCCTCGGCAACGGCACCGCCGTCGTGCTGCCCGGTGTGGGGCACGTGGTGCCGCTGGAGGCCGCGGCCCAGGTGCTGCCGCGGGTCGTCGCGCTGGTCAACGCGAGCCACCGGAGCTGA
- a CDS encoding SRPBCC domain-containing protein — translation MGYEFELTDAAEVGATPEQVWEAIATGPGIDSWFMGRNEVEGGTGGTIRGAFGAYRPEFRIREWDPAEKLAYGSETAPDGRRIAYEFLIEGRDGGSTVLRCVTSGFLPGDDWEDEFEAMTAGGELFFRTLVEYVTHFAGRTATPVTAFGPPVGDWDEAWTRLGAALGLPARPATGDRVRIGQEGVVYAANDQTVGVRTADAMFRFVRGIQGVLVACHHLFTPGADADVEEKAWGDWLNRVSG, via the coding sequence ATGGGGTACGAGTTCGAACTGACCGACGCCGCTGAAGTCGGGGCGACTCCGGAGCAGGTGTGGGAGGCCATCGCGACCGGGCCGGGCATCGACTCGTGGTTCATGGGCCGCAACGAGGTCGAGGGCGGCACCGGCGGCACGATCCGCGGCGCTTTCGGTGCCTACCGGCCCGAATTCCGGATCCGCGAGTGGGACCCGGCGGAGAAGCTCGCCTACGGCAGCGAGACCGCGCCGGACGGACGGCGGATCGCGTACGAGTTCCTCATCGAGGGCCGCGACGGCGGCAGCACGGTGCTCCGGTGCGTCACGAGCGGCTTCCTGCCGGGCGACGACTGGGAGGACGAGTTCGAGGCGATGACCGCGGGCGGCGAGCTGTTCTTCCGCACGCTGGTGGAGTACGTAACGCACTTCGCGGGCCGGACCGCGACGCCGGTCACGGCCTTCGGCCCGCCGGTGGGGGACTGGGACGAGGCGTGGACGCGGCTCGGTGCGGCGCTGGGCCTGCCGGCGCGCCCGGCGACGGGCGACCGGGTCCGGATCGGCCAGGAGGGCGTGGTCTACGCGGCGAACGACCAGACGGTGGGCGTGCGAACGGCGGACGCGATGTTCCGGTTCGTGCGCGGCATCCAGGGCGTGCTGGTCGCCTGCCACCACTTGTTCACTCCCGGCGCCGACGCGGACGTCGAGGAGAAGGCCTGGGGTGACTGGCTGAACCGGGTGTCCGGTTAG
- a CDS encoding methyltransferase domain-containing protein, producing MSTLLTLLDALDDRPQAVELRERTYSALGEAVLDVGCGSGRAVGELAARGVRAIGVDADPAMIETAAARWPAGEFHVADATALPLGDGSVTGYRADKVLHVVAEPALAVAEARRVLAPGGRAVLTGQDWDTIVIDSDDPGRTREIVHTRADGMPHPRIARRYRNLLLDNGFTDVTVEVHALMWTDAAALPVLANLGGDGTWLAEQATRARDDRLFVAVPIFLAAGTRAG from the coding sequence ATGTCCACGTTGCTCACGCTCCTTGACGCCCTCGACGACCGCCCGCAAGCCGTCGAACTGCGGGAACGCACCTATTCGGCCCTCGGCGAAGCCGTGCTCGACGTCGGCTGCGGCAGCGGCCGGGCCGTCGGCGAGCTCGCCGCCCGCGGGGTGCGGGCCATCGGCGTCGACGCCGACCCGGCCATGATCGAGACGGCCGCCGCCCGCTGGCCCGCCGGCGAGTTCCACGTCGCCGACGCCACCGCCCTGCCCCTCGGCGACGGCTCGGTCACCGGCTACCGCGCCGACAAGGTCCTGCACGTCGTGGCCGAACCCGCGCTCGCCGTCGCCGAGGCCCGGCGCGTCCTGGCCCCGGGCGGCCGCGCGGTGCTCACCGGCCAGGACTGGGACACCATCGTCATCGACTCCGACGATCCCGGACGCACCCGCGAGATCGTCCACACCCGCGCGGACGGCATGCCCCACCCCCGGATCGCCCGGCGGTACCGGAACCTCCTGCTGGACAACGGGTTCACCGACGTCACCGTCGAGGTCCACGCGCTGATGTGGACCGACGCCGCGGCCCTGCCGGTGCTCGCCAACCTCGGTGGCGACGGGACGTGGCTGGCCGAGCAGGCCACCCGGGCCCGCGACGACCGGCTGTTCGTCGCCGTGCCGATCTTCCTCGCCGCCGGCACCCGCGCCGGCTGA
- a CDS encoding M3 family metallopeptidase translates to MISPDNPFAAPSELPYALPPFDRISDEHYRPAFEAGLAEHAAEIEQIAAQDAEPTFENTIVALERAGELLGRVASVFYNLSGSNSTDEIQAIQAEFAPKLAAHHDAIHLNPQLFARIDALHTRRDELGLDEESLRLLERRHTDFSRAGAGLGPAEQARLRELNEQLSTLQTKFQQNLLKDTNELAVVIADRAELDGFGEGAIATAAEAASARGEDGKYVLTLSLPTSQASPLETLRDRDVRERIHTASMARGNRGNSFDNNAVVAEIVRLRAERAVLLGYPNHAAYVIADETAKTAEAAAGLLERLAPAAVANARAEAAELQQLLEADVPGAKLRPSDWPFYAAQVRRERFEVDTEALRPYFEADRVYLGGVFHAATKLYGLTFTERDDLPKYHPEVRTFEVFDADGTPLGLYLLDLYTRDAKRGGAWMNTFVDQSELLGRKTVVVNVLNVNKPPAGEPTLLTFDEVVTAFHEFGHALHALVSAVRYPTFSGTNVPRDFVEYPSQVNEMWMLWPEVLAHYAKHHETGEALPQEQVDKLLAAQQYGEGFSTTEYLAASLLDQAWHGLGVDDRVGEVQRFEAEALVKAGVAVDAIPPRYRTTYFAHIFSGGYSAGYYSYIWSEVLDADTVQWFRENGGLTRENGDHFRRTLLGRGGSIDPMDAFRAFRGRDPEIEPLLARRGLSGV, encoded by the coding sequence ATGATTTCGCCGGACAATCCGTTCGCCGCACCCAGCGAGCTGCCCTACGCCCTGCCGCCCTTCGACCGGATCTCCGACGAGCACTACCGGCCCGCGTTCGAGGCCGGGCTGGCCGAGCACGCGGCGGAGATCGAGCAGATCGCGGCGCAGGACGCCGAGCCGACGTTCGAGAACACCATCGTGGCCCTCGAGCGCGCCGGCGAGCTGCTGGGCCGCGTGGCGAGCGTGTTCTACAACCTGTCCGGCTCCAACAGCACCGACGAGATCCAGGCCATCCAGGCGGAGTTCGCGCCGAAGCTGGCCGCCCACCACGACGCGATCCACCTGAACCCGCAGCTGTTCGCCCGGATCGACGCGCTGCACACCCGCCGCGACGAGCTCGGCCTCGACGAAGAGTCGCTGCGGCTGCTGGAACGGCGGCACACCGACTTCAGCCGGGCCGGGGCCGGCCTCGGCCCGGCCGAGCAGGCCCGGCTGCGCGAGCTCAACGAGCAGCTCTCCACCCTGCAGACGAAGTTCCAGCAGAACCTGCTGAAGGACACCAACGAGCTGGCCGTCGTCATCGCCGACCGCGCCGAGCTCGACGGCTTCGGCGAAGGCGCGATCGCCACCGCGGCGGAAGCGGCGTCCGCGCGCGGCGAGGACGGCAAGTACGTGCTCACGCTGAGCCTGCCGACCAGCCAGGCCTCACCGCTGGAGACCCTGCGCGACCGCGACGTCCGCGAGCGCATCCACACCGCGTCGATGGCGCGGGGCAACCGCGGCAACTCTTTCGACAACAACGCCGTCGTGGCCGAGATCGTCCGCCTGCGCGCGGAACGGGCGGTGTTGCTCGGCTACCCGAACCACGCCGCGTACGTCATCGCGGACGAGACGGCGAAGACCGCCGAAGCCGCCGCGGGGCTGCTGGAGCGGCTGGCACCCGCGGCCGTCGCGAACGCCCGCGCCGAAGCCGCCGAACTCCAGCAGCTGCTGGAAGCCGACGTGCCGGGCGCGAAGCTGCGGCCGTCGGACTGGCCGTTCTACGCCGCCCAGGTCCGCCGCGAGCGCTTCGAGGTCGACACCGAGGCCCTGCGCCCGTACTTCGAGGCCGACCGCGTGTACCTCGGCGGCGTCTTCCACGCCGCCACCAAGCTGTACGGCCTGACCTTCACCGAGCGGGACGACCTGCCGAAGTACCACCCGGAAGTCCGGACCTTCGAGGTCTTCGACGCCGACGGCACCCCGCTCGGCCTGTACCTGCTCGACCTGTACACCCGCGACGCCAAGCGCGGCGGCGCCTGGATGAACACCTTCGTCGACCAGTCCGAACTGCTCGGCCGCAAGACGGTCGTGGTCAACGTCCTCAACGTGAACAAGCCGCCGGCGGGGGAGCCGACCCTGCTCACCTTCGACGAGGTCGTCACCGCGTTCCACGAGTTCGGGCACGCCCTCCACGCGCTGGTCTCCGCGGTCCGCTACCCGACGTTCTCCGGCACCAACGTGCCCCGCGACTTCGTCGAATACCCCTCCCAGGTCAACGAGATGTGGATGCTGTGGCCGGAAGTCCTGGCCCACTACGCGAAGCACCACGAGACGGGGGAGGCGCTGCCGCAGGAACAGGTGGACAAGCTGCTCGCCGCCCAGCAGTACGGCGAAGGGTTCTCCACCACCGAGTACCTGGCGGCGTCCCTGCTCGACCAGGCCTGGCACGGCCTCGGCGTCGACGACCGGGTGGGGGAGGTGCAGCGGTTCGAGGCGGAAGCCCTCGTGAAGGCCGGCGTGGCCGTCGACGCGATCCCGCCGCGCTACCGCACGACCTACTTCGCCCACATCTTCAGCGGCGGCTACAGCGCCGGGTACTACTCCTACATCTGGAGCGAAGTCCTCGACGCCGACACCGTCCAGTGGTTCCGCGAAAACGGGGGACTGACCCGCGAGAACGGCGACCACTTCCGCCGCACCCTCCTCGGCCGGGGCGGCAGCATCGACCCCATGGACGCGTTCCGCGCCTTCCGGGGCCGCGACCCGGAGATCGAGCCGCTGCTGGCCCGCCGAGGTCTCAGCGGAGTCTGA
- a CDS encoding helix-turn-helix domain-containing protein, which yields MFPVAVIEDAAAAEVSLDPVRARLLAELAEPASATMLSTRVGLPRQKVNYHLRALEKHGLVELVEERRKGNVTERMMRATAASYVISPTALAAVQPDPARSPDRLSARWLLAVAGRLVRDVGLLITGAAKAQQRVATFALDGEVRFASAADRAAFAEELTTAVTTLVGKYHDETAEKGRRHRVVLAVHPSVPEES from the coding sequence ATGTTTCCCGTGGCGGTGATCGAAGACGCGGCGGCGGCCGAGGTGTCGCTGGACCCGGTCCGGGCCCGGCTGCTGGCCGAATTGGCCGAACCGGCGTCGGCGACGATGCTCTCCACCCGCGTCGGCCTGCCGCGCCAGAAGGTCAACTACCACCTGCGGGCGCTGGAGAAGCACGGCTTGGTGGAGCTGGTCGAGGAGCGCCGCAAGGGCAACGTCACCGAGCGGATGATGCGGGCGACGGCGGCCTCCTACGTCATCTCGCCGACGGCGCTGGCCGCGGTCCAGCCGGACCCGGCCCGCTCGCCCGACCGGCTCTCCGCGCGGTGGCTGCTCGCCGTCGCCGGCCGGCTGGTGCGCGACGTCGGCCTGCTGATCACCGGCGCGGCCAAAGCCCAGCAGCGCGTCGCGACCTTCGCCCTTGACGGCGAGGTGCGGTTCGCCTCCGCCGCCGACCGGGCCGCGTTCGCCGAGGAGCTCACGACCGCCGTCACGACGCTGGTGGGCAAGTACCACGACGAGACGGCCGAGAAGGGCCGCCGCCACCGGGTGGTCCTCGCCGTGCACCCGAGTGTCCCGGAGGAGTCCTGA
- a CDS encoding MerR family transcriptional regulator — MKSIGEVAARFGLPAHVLRYWEAEGLLTPARVGPRRRYTDADLRRVAAILVAKEAGFELADIRTMLTARSAPDRAAMAARQRERLRARIARAQAALELLEGDCPHDDLMTCPHFQGLLDRQLHRS; from the coding sequence ATGAAGTCAATCGGCGAAGTGGCGGCCCGGTTCGGGTTGCCCGCTCACGTGTTGCGCTACTGGGAAGCGGAAGGGCTGCTGACCCCGGCCCGCGTGGGTCCGCGGCGCCGCTACACCGATGCCGACCTGCGCCGGGTGGCCGCCATTCTGGTCGCGAAGGAAGCCGGGTTCGAACTCGCGGACATCCGGACGATGCTGACCGCCCGGTCCGCGCCGGACCGGGCGGCGATGGCGGCCCGCCAGCGCGAGCGGCTGCGGGCCCGGATCGCCCGGGCGCAGGCCGCGCTCGAGCTCCTGGAGGGCGACTGCCCGCACGACGACCTCATGACGTGCCCGCACTTCCAGGGCCTGCTGGACCGACAGCTCCATCGTTCTTGA
- a CDS encoding undecaprenyl-diphosphate phosphatase → MGWFEALVLGLVQGLTEFLPISSSAHLRIVAALAGWDDPGAAFTAVTQIGTELAVIIYFGPKIGKILRAWFFSLYKAEWRRDPDARLGWLIIVGSLPIVVLGLLLQDQIDSAFRDLRITATVLIVFGVILLIADRIGKQDRTLDDLTVPHGLGFGFAQALALIPGVSRSGGTTSAGLLLGYTRAEAAEYSFLLALPAVFGSGVYKLKDIGSGDVPAQWGPTILATLVAFGVGYVVIAWLMAYIKKRSFVPFVVYRLVLGVLLYVLIFTGVLDPNAGPVGH, encoded by the coding sequence GTGGGCTGGTTCGAAGCACTCGTCCTGGGCCTGGTCCAGGGCCTGACGGAGTTCCTGCCGATCTCCTCGAGCGCGCACCTGCGGATCGTCGCGGCGCTGGCGGGCTGGGACGACCCGGGCGCGGCGTTCACCGCGGTCACCCAGATCGGCACCGAGCTGGCGGTGATCATCTACTTCGGGCCGAAGATCGGGAAGATCCTGCGGGCCTGGTTCTTTTCGCTGTACAAGGCGGAGTGGCGCCGCGACCCGGACGCCCGGCTGGGCTGGCTGATCATCGTCGGCTCGCTGCCGATCGTGGTGCTCGGGCTGCTGCTGCAGGATCAGATCGACAGCGCGTTCCGCGACCTGCGGATCACCGCGACCGTGCTCATCGTGTTCGGCGTGATCCTGCTGATCGCCGACCGGATCGGCAAGCAGGACCGCACGCTGGACGACCTCACCGTGCCGCACGGCCTGGGCTTCGGCTTCGCGCAGGCGTTGGCCCTGATCCCCGGCGTGTCCCGCTCGGGCGGCACCACGAGCGCGGGCCTGCTGCTCGGCTACACCCGGGCGGAGGCGGCGGAGTACTCGTTCCTGCTGGCACTGCCGGCGGTGTTCGGCTCCGGGGTGTACAAGCTCAAGGACATCGGCTCGGGCGACGTGCCGGCCCAGTGGGGCCCGACCATCCTGGCCACGCTGGTCGCCTTCGGCGTCGGGTACGTCGTGATCGCCTGGCTGATGGCCTACATCAAGAAGCGCAGCTTCGTGCCGTTCGTGGTCTACCGGCTGGTGCTCGGGGTGCTGCTGTACGTGCTGATCTTCACCGGTGTCCTGGACCCGAACGCCGGGCCCGTCGGGCACTGA
- a CDS encoding histidine phosphatase family protein, producing the protein MSTVILLRHGKSTANGAGILAGRSPKVNLDDTGRAQAEKLVERLDGVPLAGLVVSPLLRCKQTVGPLAAARDLAKTVEPGLSEVDYGDWTGKELKHLAKEPLWRVVQAHASAAVFPGGEGLAQMQARSVAAVRAHDRRIAAEHGDHAVWLLCSHGDVIKAILADALGQHLDAFQRIVVDPASISVVRYTETRPFVMRVNDHSGDLRGIVPPAPKPKRGKKAGPSSDAVVGGTTGR; encoded by the coding sequence GTGAGTACGGTCATTCTGCTCCGGCACGGCAAGTCCACGGCCAACGGCGCCGGCATCCTGGCCGGGCGGTCCCCGAAGGTCAACCTCGACGACACCGGCCGTGCCCAGGCGGAGAAGCTCGTCGAACGCCTCGACGGGGTCCCGCTGGCCGGGCTCGTCGTGTCGCCCCTGCTGCGGTGCAAGCAGACGGTCGGCCCGCTCGCGGCCGCCCGGGACCTCGCGAAGACCGTCGAGCCCGGGCTGTCCGAAGTGGACTACGGCGACTGGACCGGCAAGGAGCTCAAGCACCTCGCGAAGGAGCCGCTCTGGCGGGTCGTGCAGGCGCACGCCTCCGCGGCGGTGTTCCCCGGCGGCGAGGGCCTGGCCCAGATGCAGGCGCGGTCGGTGGCCGCCGTCCGCGCCCACGACCGGCGGATCGCCGCCGAGCACGGCGACCACGCGGTCTGGCTGCTGTGCAGCCACGGTGACGTCATCAAGGCCATCCTGGCCGACGCGCTCGGCCAGCACCTCGACGCCTTCCAGCGGATCGTCGTCGACCCCGCGTCCATCTCGGTCGTGCGCTACACCGAGACGCGGCCGTTCGTGATGCGGGTCAACGACCACAGCGGCGACCTGCGCGGCATCGTGCCGCCGGCACCCAAGCCGAAGCGGGGCAAGAAAGCCGGGCCGAGCAGCGACGCCGTGGTGGGCGGTACCACGGGCCGGTGA
- a CDS encoding DUF5703 family protein, which translates to MTAVSEAVVEGDWEYRRLHLPPGVSRRAAAIQLSIHAEFAGWELRTVRLYADGTRRVWLRRKKTAQSLPGALPT; encoded by the coding sequence ATGACAGCGGTCAGCGAGGCGGTGGTCGAAGGGGATTGGGAGTATCGCCGCCTGCACCTCCCCCCGGGCGTGTCCCGGCGTGCGGCGGCGATCCAGCTCTCCATCCACGCGGAGTTCGCGGGCTGGGAACTGCGGACCGTACGGCTTTACGCCGACGGGACGCGCCGGGTCTGGCTGCGCCGCAAGAAGACGGCCCAGAGCCTGCCCGGCGCTCTGCCGACCTGA
- a CDS encoding ATP-dependent Clp protease proteolytic subunit, which translates to MTLLAVPDMQAPTTSPDDTVYQQLLRDRIVFLGSEVNDEVANRIVAQLLLLAADDPAKDITFYINSPGGSVTAGMAIYDTMQLVKPDVATYGLGFVASMGQFLLSSGTPGKRYLLPNTRIVMHQPSAGIGGAATDIAIQAEVFGRMKRRIAEITARQTGQTVERITADADRDRWFAADEALSYGFVDHIVTGARAVTA; encoded by the coding sequence ATGACCCTTCTCGCCGTACCCGACATGCAGGCACCCACCACGTCACCCGACGACACGGTCTACCAGCAGCTCCTGCGCGACCGCATCGTCTTCCTCGGCTCCGAGGTCAACGACGAGGTGGCCAACCGGATCGTCGCGCAGCTGCTCCTGCTCGCCGCCGACGACCCGGCGAAGGACATCACCTTCTACATCAACTCACCCGGCGGCTCGGTCACCGCGGGCATGGCCATCTACGACACCATGCAGCTCGTCAAACCCGACGTCGCCACGTACGGCCTCGGGTTCGTCGCCTCCATGGGCCAGTTCCTGCTCTCCTCCGGCACTCCCGGGAAGCGCTACCTGCTGCCCAACACCCGCATCGTCATGCACCAGCCCTCGGCCGGCATCGGCGGGGCTGCCACCGACATCGCCATCCAGGCCGAGGTGTTCGGCAGGATGAAGCGCCGGATCGCGGAGATCACGGCGCGGCAGACCGGCCAAACCGTCGAGCGCATCACCGCGGACGCCGACCGCGACCGCTGGTTCGCCGCCGATGAAGCCCTCTCGTACGGCTTCGTCGACCACATCGTCACAGGCGCGCGAGCCGTCACAGCCTGA